ACGCTGTTCGGCGCCTCGCCGGAAAGCTCGCTGAAATATGATGCCGCCTCGCGCCAGATCGAAATTTACCCGATCGCCGGCTCGCGCCCGCGCGGCCGCCACGCTGACGGCTCGCTGGATCGCGATCTCGACAGCCGCATCGAACTGGAGATGCGCACCGATCATAAAGAGCTGGCGGAACACCTGATGCTGGTTGACCTGGCACGTAACGATCTGGCGCGTATCTGCGAACCGGGCAGCCGCTACGTCGCCGACCTGACCAAAGTCGATCGCTACACCTTTATTATGCATCTGGTATCACGCGTCGTCGGCACGCTGCGCCACGACCTTGACGTGCTGCACGCCTATCGCGCCTGTATGAACATGGGTACCCTGAGCGGCGCGCCGAAAGTGCGCGCGATGCAGCTGATCGCTGGCGCGGAAGGCACACGCCGCGGCGCTTACGGCGGAGCCGTCGGCTACTTCACCGCCAGCGGCGATCTCGATACCTGCATCATTATCCGCTCCGCCTGGGTCGAGGATGGCATCGCCACCGTACAGGCAGGCGCCGGCGTGGTGCTTGATTCGCAGCCGCAGGCTGAGGCGGACGAAAGCCGCAATAAAGCGCGCGCTGTGCTGCGCGCTATCGCTACCGCACATCACTGCAAGGAGACGTTCTGATGGCCAATATCCTGCTGCTCGATAATATCGATTCCTTTACCTACAACCTGGTCGATCAGCTGCGCACCTTTGGTCATCGCGTGGTGGTCTACCGCAACACCGTGGCGGCCGATACGCTGACTGAACGGCTGCAGCAGATGGAAAATCCGGTGCTGATGCTGTCGCCCGGGCCCGGCGCACCGGCGGACGCAGGCTGTATGCCTGAACTGCTGCGCCGGCTGCGCGGCCGCCTGCCGATTATCGGCATCTGCCTCGGGCATCAGGCGATTATCGAAGCCTACGGCGGCCGCGTCGGCCAGGCGGGCGAGATCCTGCACGGCAAAGCCTCAGCGATTACCCATGACGAACAGCAGATGTTCGCCGGGTTAAGCAATCCGCTGCCGGTGGCGCGCTATCACTCGCTGGTAGGCAGTGATACGCCCGATGAGCTGGTGGTAAACGCCACCTTCAACGACATGGTGATGGCGGTGCGGCACGACGCCGACCGGGTGTGCGGCTTTCAGTTCCATCCGGAATCTATTCTGACCACGCAGGGCGCGCGCCTGCTGGAACAAACCCTGGCCTGGGCGCTGGCATAAGCGGAGGAGAACGCGATGCACCATATTCTGGAGAAGTTATATCAGGCGCAGACCCTGACGCAGGCGGAAAGCCATCAGCTGTTTACCGCGATCATCACCGGTCAGCTGGAGCCGACGCAGCTGGCGGCGGCGCTGGTAGCGATGAAAGTGCGCGGCGAGCGCCCGGAAGAGATCGCCGGCGCCGCCTCGGCGCTGCTGGCCGACGCGCGCCCTTTCCCGCGACCTGGCTACGCCTTTGCCGATATCGTCGGTACCGGCGGCGACGGCAGCAACAGCATCAATATTTCCACCGCCAGCGCCTTTGTCGCCGCGACCTGCGGGCTGAAAGTGGCGAAGCACGGCAACCGCAGCGTCTCCAGCAAGTCCGGATCTTCCGATCTGCTGGCGGCTTTCGGCATCAGCCTCGACCTGCCGGCCGAGCAGGCGCGTCAGGCGCTGGACGATCTTAACGTCTGCTTCCTGTTCGCGCCGCAGTATCACACCGGTTTCCGCCATGCGATGCCGGTGCGCCAGCAGCTGAAAACCCGCACGCTGTTTAATGTGCTGGGCCCGCTAATCAATCCGGCGCGTCCGCCGCTGGCAGTGATCGGCGTCTACAGCCCGGAACTGGTGCTGCCGATTGCCGAAACGCTACGCGTATTGGGGTATCAGCGCGCGGCGGTGGTCCATGGCGGCGGCATGGATGAGATCGCGGTTCACAGCGCCACCCAGGTGGCGGAGCTGCGCGACGGCGATATCACCTGCTACCAGCTGACGCCGGAAGATTTCGGCCTACCGTATCACAGCAAGGAATCGCTGGCGGGCGGCACGCCGGAAGAAAACCGTGACATTCTGGCGCAATTGCTCCAGGGTAAAGGCGAACGCGCGCACCAGCATGCGGTGGCGGTCAATGTGGCTATGCTATTGAAAATATTCGGCAATGAAGATTTACGCGACAATGCCCAGCGGGCGCTGAGCGCCATCAACAGCGGTCAGGCTTACGAGCGCGTGGTCGCGTTAGCAGCAAGAGGCTAAAAATGCAGGAAACCGTACTGAATCATATCGTCAGAGATAAAGCGCTGTGGATTGAAGAGCGCAAGCAGAGGCAGCCGCTCTCCTCATTTCAGCAGCAGCTAACCCCCTCTTCGCGCAGCTTTTACCATGCGCTGCAGGGTGCGCGCACCGCCTTTATTCTGGAGTGCAAAAAGGCTTCGCCGTCCAAAGGGGTGATTCGCGAAGATTTTGATCCGGTCGCCATCGCGGAAATCTATAAAGATTACGCATCGGCGGTATCGGTGCTGACCGACGAAAAATATTTCCAGGGCAGCTTTGATTTCCTGCCGCTGGTCAGCGCGGCGATTACCCAGCCGGTGCTGTGCAAAGATTTTATTATCGATCCGTGGCAGATCTACCTGGCGCGCTACTATCAGGCCGACGCCATCCTGCTGATGCTTTCGGTGCTGGATGATGAACAGTACCGCCAGCTGGCCGCCGTGGCGCACAGCCTGGAGATGGGCGTGCTGACCGAGATCAGCAACGAAGCGGAGCTGACGCGCGCGCTGGCGCTGGGTGCAAAGGTGGTCGGCATCAATAACCGCGACCTGCGCGACCTGTCCGTCGATCTGAACCGCACCCGTCAGCTGGCGCCGCGTCTCGGCCACGGCGTGACGGTGATCAGCGAATCGGGCATCAATAGCTATGCGCAGGTGCGCGAGCTGAGTCACTTCGCCAACGGCTTCCTGATCGGCTCGGCGCTGATGGGCGAAGAGGATCTGCATCTGGCGGTACGCCGCGTGCTGCTTGGTGAAAACAAGGTGTGCGGCCTGACGAAGCCGGAGGATGCACAGGCGGCCTGGCAGGCGGGCGCGGTCTACGGCGGATTGATTTTTGCCGCAGGCTCGCCGCGTCAGCTGACGCTTGCCGCCGCGCAGCCGATTGCTGCTGCGACGCCGCTGCGCTACGTCGGCGTATTCCGCGACGCGCCGTTAGGTGACGTTGTCACTTATGCTGAAGCGTTGTCGCTGCATGCGGTACAGCTGCATGGCCAGGAGGATCAGGCGTACATTGACGCCCTGCGCACTCGCCTGTCGCAGCGCACGGCGATCTGGAAAGCGCTGAGCGTGGGCAGCGCCCTGCCGGCGCGCACTCTGCAGCACGTGACGCGCTATGTGTTTGATAATGGCGCGGGCGGCTCCGGCCACGCCTTCGACTGGTCGCTGTTGACAGGCGAGACGCTGGACAACGTGCTGCTGGCGGGTGGGCTGGGCGCCGACAACTGCGTCAGCGCCGCTCAGGCGGGCTGCGCCGGGCTTGATTTTAATTCCGGCGTGGAAAGCGCGCCGGGCGTCAAGGACGCAGAGAAGATCGCCGCAGTGTTTCAGACGCTGCGCGCTTACTGACCGTTAACGTCCGCGAACGACGGGCGCTTAAAAGGAAAAAGCACATGACATTACTCAACCCCTACTTCGGCGAATTTGGCGGCATGTATGTGCCGCAGATCCTGATGCCGGCGCTGCGTCAGCTGGAAGAAGCCTTCGTCAGCGCCCAGCGCGACGCGGAGTTCCAGGCGCAGTTTCTCGACCTGCTGAAAAACTATGCCGGCCGTCCCACCGCGCTGACGCGCTGCCGTAACCTGACGCAGGGCAGCAACACGCGCCTCTACCTGAAGCGCGAAGATCTGCTGCACGGCGGCGCGCATAAAACCAACCAGGTGCTTGGCCAGGCGCTGCTGGCGAA
This DNA window, taken from Mixta gaviniae, encodes the following:
- the trpD gene encoding anthranilate phosphoribosyltransferase, giving the protein MHHILEKLYQAQTLTQAESHQLFTAIITGQLEPTQLAAALVAMKVRGERPEEIAGAASALLADARPFPRPGYAFADIVGTGGDGSNSINISTASAFVAATCGLKVAKHGNRSVSSKSGSSDLLAAFGISLDLPAEQARQALDDLNVCFLFAPQYHTGFRHAMPVRQQLKTRTLFNVLGPLINPARPPLAVIGVYSPELVLPIAETLRVLGYQRAAVVHGGGMDEIAVHSATQVAELRDGDITCYQLTPEDFGLPYHSKESLAGGTPEENRDILAQLLQGKGERAHQHAVAVNVAMLLKIFGNEDLRDNAQRALSAINSGQAYERVVALAARG
- a CDS encoding glutamine amidotransferase-related protein; translation: MANILLLDNIDSFTYNLVDQLRTFGHRVVVYRNTVAADTLTERLQQMENPVLMLSPGPGAPADAGCMPELLRRLRGRLPIIGICLGHQAIIEAYGGRVGQAGEILHGKASAITHDEQQMFAGLSNPLPVARYHSLVGSDTPDELVVNATFNDMVMAVRHDADRVCGFQFHPESILTTQGARLLEQTLAWALA
- the trpCF gene encoding bifunctional indole-3-glycerol-phosphate synthase TrpC/phosphoribosylanthranilate isomerase TrpF, which codes for MQETVLNHIVRDKALWIEERKQRQPLSSFQQQLTPSSRSFYHALQGARTAFILECKKASPSKGVIREDFDPVAIAEIYKDYASAVSVLTDEKYFQGSFDFLPLVSAAITQPVLCKDFIIDPWQIYLARYYQADAILLMLSVLDDEQYRQLAAVAHSLEMGVLTEISNEAELTRALALGAKVVGINNRDLRDLSVDLNRTRQLAPRLGHGVTVISESGINSYAQVRELSHFANGFLIGSALMGEEDLHLAVRRVLLGENKVCGLTKPEDAQAAWQAGAVYGGLIFAAGSPRQLTLAAAQPIAAATPLRYVGVFRDAPLGDVVTYAEALSLHAVQLHGQEDQAYIDALRTRLSQRTAIWKALSVGSALPARTLQHVTRYVFDNGAGGSGHAFDWSLLTGETLDNVLLAGGLGADNCVSAAQAGCAGLDFNSGVESAPGVKDAEKIAAVFQTLRAY